The genome window AAATGACAGTCCAATAAACAAAGACAGACCAACCTACAGGGCTGAGGTTACCCACAGGAGTGATCACCAGCCCTATTTAtccaaaaaaacacacttccacacacccCGCCGTGCACTCAGatcacacacccaaacacttcAAAAGTGTCACACGGCAAACGTTGACGCAGCCACCACCACCCGTGGAACCCCAGCTcctgaaagaaaatcaaaaacaaaatagataaatcttataacagaaatgaaattacaatatacaaatattcaaaaaaaggaagaaaaacaaactcaaTTCAAACTACGAGGAAAACAGGACTCGTAAGTCTGTACGCCAGCTCCAATAATCAAATAGACGATCCTCCGCCCCGagataaaacaaagaaattaaataaacgaaaaataaaaaaaagaagaaaccagACAGCAGCAGCAATCCCCTTTTATTAGTTGCGAGGTAACAGCGTTCTTGCAGCGCGGTAGCAAAAACGACAGCGCGGCAACAATAATCGCCCAGAACGAAAGGGAGAATCCTGCGGCAAATACGAACAACAAAACAGTGTTACTAATTACATGATCACCCACTAAAATACCCCACTCGTAACCACATGCAAGACACTTACCAACGAGGACAAATGTGCTTTATGATCCGTTCACAGACCAGGATACACAGCCTTCATATAACCCGCTGCTAAACTAAAGTACAGGGAACTGCACATTACTCAATCCGACCGCCAAACTGTCAAGCCCCGAGCGAAGCTAGATCCGTTTGCTACAAAACGGCTTTAACTCACATACCTGAAAGGAGGGCAGTCATCAACTCCACTATTTGAAGCAACCGAAGGAGACACGCACAGATGAAAAGACAAGCTAGGATGCAACAAACAAATCATTAATGCCACATGAACAGTAATTGGAAGGGTCAGCGAGCTGCTACCTGCTAACAGCACATACCTGAAACCACCGTCAATAAACAGAAAGGGGAGGATCCGGACGTGACGCATCACAGGCTGCAACCAACCCGCTCTAAAATAGGAAGCACTCATCACTAATTGGTGGTCACAAGTGTCAATCACCACCACTTACCTCATTCATACTGTCACACATGGGTTGCTTTCCTGGAACAAAGGCAGGATTGGAAACCTATAGGTAAAGTAGAATACTCACCAAAAACTGGTGCCAATAGATATCTGTTAAATAAGTCGGTTATTGTAAGTAGATCACAGCATTTTGTTAATGCTCCTGGGAAACAGAAACTTACTACTATTCCTCAGCATTTTAATGCTATTGATACTTCCACATAATACCCTTTACTTGCTGAAGTTCCTCTGTGTCTTTGGGCAAAGGATGAGTTTGATGTGGGATGGATGATGGGAGCAACAACTCTTGTCAGGCGTCCCCAGTAAATAGCCTGCTACATCCTGTCTGGAGGTCTTCAAGGATGTGGCATTTTTTACAAGATCTGATGCTAGCATAAAATTGTGCTTTTACCTCTACCCCAATAGTGCCTAACTTGGTGAGATTCATACTGTCtacagtttttaaagaaataccaCAAATCACAATCAAATGACTTATGGCTCAAATGGTGgttttatagtttaaaaatTACTCACACCCCCTGAGTTTGAGTGGCAGTGTAtgaatacatactgtatgatgtAATGTCATGTTGGAACAAAAGGACTAGTACTTACTAGTGAAAGAGTTAAACCTGTCATTATGCAAACTTGTGTGTAACAAAGTCTCAATTAAATATCAACACAAAGTTTTTATGTTGAGAACCTGCCCTCTGGATAAAGAATAAGTGTAAAAATgggtaataaaacattttcagaataaATCATAATTCCATATTGATTGTGTGTCCCTGTCTCTTCATGGCTTTGTCCCAAAAAATTTCTCCAGCTACAGTAAAGGAACATGTTATATTTAGACACACTATAAGATACAGTATGATTATCATAAATAGGAACTGTTGATGGGATATAATCTCAATACTATTCGTTGTTGGTAGTTCAGCGGTTATGACAGAGGAATTTCAGCATCAGAGGATATCTGTAATGATACAGAATTTCCAACACTGCTTAGGTATTACATGTAGTTTCATGTAGTTTTATTCTGTCAAGCTAAATTCTTCTTTGAGTCACTTGCCCTACCCTACTCACCTTAGTACTGGTGAGTATCCTATCTCATGTTAACTCTGGAGAAGCCTATCTCATGTGAACTCTGGAATAAGAAGGAGACCACCTGATTGAGATGTTTGGTACCAGAGCGCAAATGGCATTGCACCTGCCTGCTACCATTTATTTTGTAGGTGGTGAGTCCACAGCATGGCCCGACTGGGTTGTGTGGGTGGCTAGGTCACCAGTGCCTAAACCCAACAAAAAGGGGGGGTGGTCTCCAGGATGGACACACAAATTTTATCCAATTGTTATTACTCAGCACTTTTTCCCATTTCTCCATAGTTTTCATGTCCCAGTCAGTGTCACAGAATGGAGATGAAGGAGGATGAAAGTGCAGATTAGTTTATTGAATGTGACAAAACATGAAACACAAGGATTCGGAAACAAAACAAGGATTAGAGTGGCAAGAcaacaacatgaacatgacatGAGTAAATACAATGATACTgacaacagaagaaaaaagctAGACACTGAGTTCTGTACAAGACATTACTTAAATACTAGTActcattaaacataaatgtgaaTCAAGtgcaaacagtcatgtgacGTATCATGATCATGTGAGCTACAGTGGCTGACAGGAGTCGTAGTCCTGTGCTGTATTCAGTAGATAATGGTCACAAGGTGTTGCTACATAAATTGCAGTTGGTTTCTCAAGACTGGAAATACTTCAGCCATATTCTTTCCCCCGTAGGTGGTAGGTGTTTAGGCCTAGATCGAATTGCAGCAATTATTTCATTGCCAAGACCCAAGATGAAGCAACAGATGATGACTCTATTGGGCATGGCTGGCTACTACCACATGTGGATAGCTGAATATGCTGAAATTGTTCAACCATTGTAAGACTTAGCTCATGGACTATTCTGTCAGAGCCACTATCAAGCAGCACTGTTGCACCACAAGGGTGCGTACTCTCTCCTATACTATAATCATTACAGCCCACTCACTCTATTAACTGCTAGAGCAAGGACACAGGGccaaaaaaattgttattgaaAACCCATCTGGGTAGCCACCTGTTTCAGAAGCTGCGAATAGGCAGGCACTACTGAACCAAGAGAACTCATCACCACAACAGCTTCTTCCCATTAACTATCAACCTCATCAATCAAGACCAGTAATATTTTCTGGGCTCTCGACTCATACTTACCCAAGCTGTGCAGTTTATCACCTAATGTAttaatactatatttattagataCAACATTCATATCTGGAATATACGTGTTATTGTTTTGCACTTGTAAAGTCTaatctgtctctgtatctgtatgttCACTTGTGGCATCGTTCAATGTTTACAGGATAATTGTTGACACTATGTTGTACGTTAGATGTCTACAGCAGCAATCACACCAAGAGAAATTCTGATACATATTTGTGGATCTCTGATCACATAATTTATTGGCGAATAAAGTGTGTTCTGATTCTGATAAGTAGTGTGAGCAAAggggaagtgttttttttttttcttccagcaCTCTGTCTCTAAGCTTTTTccatggtatggtatggtatggctGTAATTTCTGTCTGCCATGTGGGGTTTGAAAAGCCATCTGTCATTTAGCACTCTGTTatttggttgattttttttaagggcACACGTCATTTAAGGCAACCTTAAAGCATTTGGCAATCATGGAATCTAGCCATAGTTCTAGATTCGCTTTCACCATCACCCTTTGAACCTTTGGAGGTTTTAGCCCTCTGctgttaaaataaatctgttctgaTACTCATGCTGATATCTACTAAGCAAGTAAGCAGGCTTCAAGTGTTATCTGTGTACCCCTTCTGTACACACTTTATCTTGGGTCACACCAAGGTTAAACTGCCACCTTACCATGCTTTCCTTCCTAAAGTTAGTGATTCGTCCATACTGATTCTGTGTCAgtggttatttttaaaatttttcctAACTCAtactttatctttttattttaatgtaacttGCATATTAGtcatatttatgatttaaattaAGCCAAAGGGCTTTTCCTCTATACATACTTTTAATGTCACATGCACATTGCAGTCATAATATGAAAGTTTTAAGACTTTTATAAAATGTGCAAACTGTATTTGTAATGCAGTGTCAGAAAACACAGGCATTCACTAAGCATTCTCATCTGCCTTTAAAATGCCTTAATATGCCTAAATATCTGTACAACACTATATATTTGATTTACGAAGATGAGTAGTAAAAGTAGTAAAATTATTCACTagcattgaaaaataaatatatttttactattGCTTCTTTGTTATTTCATAATTGTGACTGTAGGAGAGATTACATgttaagagagaaaagaaattgtAAATTTCAAAACTCTTAAATTATAATAGTAATCTATTTTCcaattttaacatcaatattttaaaaaatcacaataaatgaataagttataagtctttttcttttgaaaaccTGTTTGTATTTGGCCTATATATGTTAATCCGTACAATTCTTGACATTCACTGTATgttattatgtaatataatacagtataatatatatataatattgagGGGCGATTTGATTTGTTAcagaattttaaattatatataatataatagcaatATTGGGCCATGTgatcagaagaagaaaaaaagtttatcaatgaaagaacatttattaatgtagaGTTCAGTGGGAATATTTGCAGAATTATTACagcaatataatatataatataacagcaaTATTTAGGCACATTATCAGAAGGTATGAAAAAAGGCTTTTCAtgaaagaacatttattaatgcagaGTCTGTTTGGAATATTCGCagagttataattaatttaatacacTTCCTAAACCACGGGTAAAACAGAGCATAAATAAGCGGATTAATGGTGGAATTAAGACAAAACAAGATTGAGACTTCTTGAAatgtttctgtctgtatttcaaTAACATCACCTaacaaactataaataaaatatggaagtaaacatgccaaaaacacagacactaaaATGCCGAGgactttagctgcttttctctcagatttcatcgagtgtgaggtgattttctgtgttttaggccgtgtgtgattattaagctCTCTGATAGCAGCGGCATGTTTCTtagcaatcacaaaaactcgagtatacaatatgattatgagagaaagtggaaatataaatgaatatacaaGATCAATTACAGACCAAACCtcattcagagagagaaaacactctCCAGGGCACATTACAGAACTTGTGAAGTTTCCATTGAAATATATGAGTGCTAAGTTATAGGCCACCACCAGAGACCAgtcaaaaacaattacaaagcGAGTGATCCTCACAGAGACACTGTTCATGTAGAGAAAGGGGTTTGAGAGAGCCAAATACCGATCCACAGCAATCAGAGCGATATTATAGACTGATAGGATTGTGAGGAAACCACTAATCAACCAAAAGATGGTGCAGAAACCTCTCCCAAAAATCCAGCATGTTTCAATAGTCCAGATTAACATTGGCGGCATTACAAAAACGCCAACAAGGAAATCcgacacagccagagagagcacgAGCGTGTTGGTCGGTATGTGAAGCTGCTTGAAGTGtaaaacagagatgatgacaagcagatttccacacactgttagcagaaccacagcagctgaacacacgtACAGTAAGATATAAACTGCAGGAGATACAGATCTTTCTGGACAGGAGAAATGCACACAGCGATCAGACTGATTAAACTCCGTCAGGTTCATGAATACAGCATTTCTCTAATGTCTACAGAGTATAAAGTAAACCAGTAACAGTAAAAAGTCATGATCAAATGATGTATGGCTCAAACAGCAGTAGTGCTTTTATAGTTCAGAAATTGAACACGCCCCACTAATTTGAGTGACAGCATAATACATATGATGTCGTGCCTTGTTGGAACAAAAGGCCTAAACTAAATATCAACAGAGTGTCTCCTGATGTGCTCTTGACGGGACAGATGGGACACGTGGGATGCCTTTGCTTTGTGTCAGGgaaaatggagaatattttaaGATCATTAATACGAAATCAAATCCATCCATGTATGTTCAATGTAGTGAACATTAGACACGTATATAGCTAACAtcagttaattatatttattaggaatgccaccaaaaaaacaaaacttctcacaaaatggtcaaaaacagaaaaggtaAGAAGGATGAAGATGTTGACCTAAAAAGGTTAAATAGACTTACAGTGTAGTGCCAAATCTAACAAGTAGtattaatggtgatgataattacaaaatgaataaacatgccTTTTTTTCCCTACACTGTTCAGTTGTcagacacatttaaacacagtaAGAGAACCGTGAAAAATGTTGGCCATGGCAGGAACTGGGCCCAGTCCTTCTGGTTATCAGAGAACAGAATGTTCTCAGGAAGCAGCCGATCTCCTGGTTGACTCTTTCCACCTGCCCATTGGCTTGTGGGTGGTAACCTGTGGTCAAGTTTACTGTTACCCCAGTTTGTCCATGAAGCTGGCCCAGACTCAAGAGTTGAACTGAGTGCCTCTGTAAATGACAATGTCCTCTGGAATCCCAAAGTACTGGACCATGTGGTTAAAGAGGAGCTCAGGGTGTGGCAAAGGCTGTTGGCAGGCCTGGCAGCAGAATGAGGCATAGCGATTTTGAGAATCAATCAATGATAACCAGGATGACGGTGTGACCGTGGCATTTGGGGAGGTTGCAGGtgagatagtgtgattataagtCATTCCATTTCTatgaatgagatttttttttctattgtatGAGATTTTGCTTGCATTAACAACATGAGGTTGTTTTGTCGGGCCTAAAGGGTTTGTAACTGGCTTTATGGAAAAGACAGGGCCTGTAAGAAAGAATTATTTGAATTTAACTGGTTTCCTAGACCTGACAGAGTGGTTTTGTTCCTTTCATGTTCATACTAGGCTGATTCCTCAATTGCTGCTGGGGTCATATTAAACTCTCCTCAATTAGCAATCTACACAGTTTCTGGTTCCGTACCTCATGTCTACATTGCTAAGAAACAAGGGACATGGCAACATTCAGATGCATGTGTGGCGGGTGAGTGCAGTACAGGTTTTAACACAAGCCCAAGTTCATCTACTTATAGAAGATTCGACTACGCCACCTGGGGGATTTTCACCCAGGAAATAGAGATAAACCCTAAAGATTATTATTAGGTCACACAGGTTCGCttctcttataaaaaaaaaaaaggtaggcaGGAAACGTAGGGAtcgtataaaaatacaaaatttattcACAATGAATTCAACAAGATAGaaaaattgcttaaaataaTCACAATGATAAGGGGCCACTCCTAGCAGCTCACTCTCAAATGACAGTCCAATAAACAAAGACAGACCAACCTACAGGGCTGAGGTTACCCACAGGAGTGATCACCAGCCCTATTTAtccaaaaaaacacacttccacacacccCGCCGTGCACTCAGatcacacacccaaacacttcAAAAGTGTCACACGGCAAACGTtgacaaacaacaaacaaatcattAATGCCACATGAACAGTAATTGGAAGGGTCAGCGAGCTGCTACCTGCTAACAGCACATACCTGAAACCACCGTCAATAAACAGAAAGGGGAGGATCCGGACGTGACACATCACAGGCTGCAACCAACCCGCTCTAAAATAGGAAGCACTCATCACTAATTGGTGGTCACAAGTGTCAATCACCACCACTTACCTCATTCATACTGTCACACATGGGTTGCTTTCCTGGAACAAAGGCAGGATTGGAAACCTATAGGTAAAGTAGAATACTCACCAAAAACTGGTGCCAATAGATATCCgttaaataaatcagttattCTAAGTAGATCACAGCATTTTGTTAATGCTCCTGGGAAACAGAAACTTACTACTATTCCTCAGCATTTTAATGCTATTGATACTTCCACATAATACCCTTTACTTGCTGAAGTTCCTCTGTGTCTTTGGGCAAAGGATGAGTTTGATGTGGGATGGATGAAGGGAGCAACAACTCTTGTCAGGCCTCCCCAGTAAATAGCCTGCTACGTCCTGTCTGGAGGTCTTCAAGGATTTGGCATTTTTTACAAGATCTGACGCTAGCAAAAAATTGTGCTTTCACCTCTACCCAAATAGTGCCTAATTCAACCAATACATTATTTTCACTACTGGCAAATGGGGCCTGATTTTCAGTTATTGATGTAGCTAAGgctttttttcagcatttctgtATACCTTGCTTGACAATTTTGGTTTTCCTTTACCTTCTGTGGGAAATGATGGACATGGACAGTTATGCCACAAGGCTACATAGAGCCACCCACTATCTTTTCAGATGTATTAACTAGAAAGCTCAAGTGTTTCAACCCCAAAAATGGCAGTGTTGATTATCTCTTACTGTGTTCATTCACTAAAAGAGCCTGTGAGGAAGACAAACTGCATTTGCTCTGTTATACAGCAGATAATGGTCACAAGGTGGCGCCAAATAAATTGCAGTTGGTTATTCAAGAGTTGAAAAACTTTGGGCATATTCTCTCCCCCACGGTTGGTGTTTAGGCCTAGATCGAATTGCAGCAATTATTTCATTACCAAAACCCAAGATGAAGCAACAGATGATGACTTTATTGGGCATGGCATCTACTAAGCAAGTCAGTGACTCATCTTACAGTTTCGCTATTTTGGAGTTGAAGAAGATGATACTGTAGTACTGACATTTGtcatatttatgatttaaattaGGCCAAAAGGGTTTTCCCCTATACATACTTTTAATGTCACATGCACATTGCAGTCATGACATGAAACTTTTAAGACTTTTATAAAACATGCAAACTGTATTTGTAATGCAATGTCAGAAAACACAGGCATTCACTCAGCATTCTCATCTGCCTTTAAAATGCCTTAATCTGCCTAAATATCTGTACAACACAGTAGATTTAATTTACAAAGATGAGATGTATCTTCACATGTGAATGCTGTACAGAAAATTATTCACTagcattgaaaaataaatataattttactacTGCTGCTTTGTTAtctcaaaaaaagaaacatttaggCACATCATCAAAAGGAGTGAAGAAAGGCTATTTATGAAAcaacatttattaatgcagagtctgtttgaaatatttgcagagttataattaatttaatgcaccTCCTAAACCACGGGTAAAACAAAGCATAAATAAGCGGATTAATGGTGGAATTAAgataacacacaatcacaagtttctgaaatgtttttgtctgtatttcaaTAACATTACCTAACaaactgtaaagaaaatatggaagtaaacacatcagaaacacagacactaaAATGCCGAGgactttagctgcttttctctcagatttcattgagtgtgaggtgattttctgtgttttaggctgtgtgtgattattaagctCTCTGATAGCAGTGGCATGTTTCCTAGCAATCACAAAAACTAGAGTATACAATATGATTATGACAGAGAgtggaaatataaatgaatatataaggTTTGTTACAGCCCAAAAGTGattgaaaaagagaaaacactcTCCAGGGCACATTACAAAAGTCATGACGTTTCCATTGAAATATGTGAGCGCTAAGATATAGGCCACCACCACACCCCAGTCAAAAAGAATTACAATACAAGTGATCCTTACAGACACTCTGTTCATGTAGAGAAAGGGGTTTGAGAGAGCCAAATACCGATCCACAGCAATCAGAGCGATATTATAGATGGACGAGATTGTGAGGAAACCACCAATCAACCAAAAACTGGAACAGAAACTTCTCCCAAAAATCCAGCATGACTCATTAGTCCAGATTAACACTGGTGGCATTACAAAAGCACCAATGAAGAAATCCGaaacagccagagagagcacgAGCATGTTGGTTggtgtgtgaagctgcttgaagtgaaaaacagagatgatgacAACCATATTTCCACACATTGTTAGAAGAAccacagcagctgaacacatGTACAGTAAGATATAAACTGCAGGAGATTGAGATCTCTCTGGACAGGAGAAATGCTCACAGCGATCAGACTGGTTAAACTCTGTCAGGTTCATACTGTCtacagtttttaaagaaataccaCAAATCACAATCAAATGACTTATGGCTCAAATGGCTCTGGTGgttttatagtttaaaaatTAGTCACGCCCCCTGAGTTTGAGTGGCAGCGTATGAATATATATGATGTCATGCCATGTTGGAACAAAAGGCCTAGTACTTACTATTGAAAGAGTTAAACCTGACATTATGCAAACTTATGTGTAACAAAGTCTCAAATAAATATCAACACAAAGTTCTTATGCAGAGAATCTGCCCTCTGGATAAAGAATAAGTGtaaaaatgggtaaaaaaaaacattttcagaataaATCATAATTCCATATTGAGTGTGTCCCCCTGTCTCTTCATGGTTTTGTCCCAAAAATTTCTCCAGCTACAGTAAATGAATGTTATATTTAGACACACTATATGACACAGTATGATTATCATAAATAGGAACTGTTGATTGGATATAATCTCAATACTATTTAGTACAGTCGCATAGCAATTTCAGCATCAGAGGCCATCTGTAATGATACACAAGCAGTGTTGGAAATTCCGTATTACATGTAGTTACATGTAGTTTTATTCTGTCAAGCTAAATTCCTCTTTTAGTCACTTGCCCTACCATGGCCAAAGTGCAAGTAGGGGTGTGTCATTCAAAATCTGACAATGCAGTGGTATTGTCTGGCTTTAATTGATACTTTAAAAAAGTCTTGTTCCATTTCTTATGACTTGTGCAGGTGTTATGaactctgatattaactgacacttcCTGAAACTCCTGCCCCTTCTTACATTCTTTTGACTGGCCTTGTGGGGTgcccttgctttctgtcaagtTAAGTGGGGAATGTTTTGAGTTTcactaatattaaataaaatctatcaatgtacGTTTGACCTAGCGAGCATTAGATAAGTACATAGATAACATATTACAACAGTTATCAGTAAATTACAGTAAAGTTATCAGGTTTTTGCACTGTTCATACACATCATCTACATATTCATATACATCCgcataatttaaatattactttTGCACTTGCACTGTTGGTCATATACATATTGCGTCTCACAATCAAAGGCCTTCTccaaattacaaatatttcaaacTCCCATAGTAACATCAGCCACAGAGACAGATTGCAAAGCACCAGAGATTTCTGGCTTTCCACCATGAAGGATGGGCATTTCCACTATTTTTCCAAATGTTAGGCTCTCAGCTTCGGACTGGAGAGTATGCCCATACCCATCTGGAAGCCAATCTCATGTGAACTCTGGAATAAGAAGGAGACCACCTGATTGAGATGTTTGGTACCAGAGCCCAAATGGCATTGCACCTGCCTGCTACCATTTATTTTGTAGGTGGTGAGTCCACAGCATGGCCCGACTGGGTTGTGTGGGTGGCTAGGTCACCAGTGCCTAAACCCAACAAAAAGGGGGGGTGGTCTCCAGGATGGACACACAAATTTTATCCAAttgttattttgctttttgctGTTTCTCCATAGTTTTCATGTCCTAGTCGGTGAATTAGTTTATTGAATGTGACAAAACATGAAACACAAGGATTGGGAAACAAAACAAGGATTAGAGAGACAAGAcaacaacatgaacatgacatGAGTAAATACAATGATACCaacaacagaagaaaaaagctAGACACTGAGTTCTGTACAAGACATTACTTAAATACTAGTActcattaaacataaatgtgaatcaggtgcaaacagtcatg of Pangasianodon hypophthalmus isolate fPanHyp1 chromosome 30, fPanHyp1.pri, whole genome shotgun sequence contains these proteins:
- the LOC117596624 gene encoding trace amine-associated receptor 13c-like, with the protein product MNLTEFNQSDRCVHFSCPERSVSPAVYILLYVCSAAVVLLTVCGNLLVIISVLHFKQLHIPTNTLVLSLAVSDFLVGVFVMPPMLIWTIETCWIFGRGFCTIFWLISGFLTILSVYNIALIAVDRYLALSNPFLYMNSVSVRITRFVIVFDWSLVVAYNLALIYFNGNFTSSVMCPGECFLSLNEVWSVIDLVYSFIFPLSLIIILYTRVFVIAKKHAAAIRELNNHTRPKTQKITSHSMKSERKAAKVLGILVSVFLACLLPYFIYSLLGDVIEIQTETFQEVSILFCLNSTINPLIYALFYPWFRKCIKLIITLRIFQTDSALINVLS
- the LOC128317886 gene encoding trace amine-associated receptor 13c-like, with the protein product MNLTEFNQSDRCEHFSCPERSQSPAVYILLYMCSAAVVLLTMCGNMVVIISVFHFKQLHTPTNMLVLSLAVSDFFIGAFVMPPVLIWTNESCWIFGRSFCSSFWLIGGFLTISSIYNIALIAVDRYLALSNPFLYMNRVSVRITCIVILFDWGVVVAYILALTYFNGNVMTFVMCPGECFLFFNHFWAVTNLIYSFIFPLSVIIILYTLVFVIARKHATAIRELNNHTQPKTQKITSHSMKSERKAAKVLGILVSVFLMCLLPYFLYSLLGNVIEIQTKTFQKLVIVCYLNSTINPLIYALFYPWFRRCIKLIITLQIFQTDSALINVVS